A portion of the Physeter macrocephalus isolate SW-GA chromosome 15, ASM283717v5, whole genome shotgun sequence genome contains these proteins:
- the RAD21 gene encoding double-strand-break repair protein rad21 homolog: MFYAHFVLSKRGPLAKIWLAAHWDKKLTKAHVFECNLESSVESIISPKVKMALRTSGHLLLGVVRIYHRKAKYLLADCNEAFIKIKMAFRPGVVDLPEENREAAYNAITLPEEFHDFDQPLPDLDDIDVAQQFSLNQSRVEEITMREEVGNISILQENDFGDFGMDDREIMREGSAFEDDDMLVSTGASNLLLEPEQSTSNLNEKINHLEYEDQYKDDNFGEGNDGGILDDKLISNNDGGIFDDPPALSEAGVMLPEQPAHDDMDEDDNVSMGGPDSPDSVDPVEPMPTMTDQTTLVPNEEEAFALEPIDITVKETKAKRKRKLIVDSVKELDSKTIRAQLSDYSDIVTTLDLAPPTKKLMMWKETGGVEKLFSLPAQPLWNNRLLKLFTRCLTPLVPEDLRKRRKGGEADNLDEFLKEFENPEVPREDQQQRHQQRDVIDEPILEEPSRLQESMEASRTNLDESAMPPPPPQGVKRKVGQMDPEPMIPPQQVEQMEIPPVELPPEEPPNICQLIPELELLPEKEKEKEKEKEDDEEEEDEDASGGDQDQEERRWNKRTQQMLHGLQRALAKTGAESISLLELCRNTNRKQAAAKFYSFLVLKKQQAIELTQEEPYSDIIATPGPRFHII, encoded by the exons GTGAAGATGGCACTCCGAACGTCAGGACATCTCTTACTGGGAGTAGTTCGAATCTATCACAGAAAAGCCAAATATCTCCTGGCAGATTGTAATGAAGCATTCATTAAGATAAAGATGGCTTTTCGGCCAG GTGTTGTTGACCTGCCTGAGGAGAATCGAGAAGCTGCTTACAATGCTATTACTTTACCTGAAGAATTTCATGATTTTGATCAGCCACTGCCTGACTTAGa tGACATCGATGTGGCCCAGCAGTTCAGCCTGAACCAGAGTAGAGTGGAAGAGATAACCATGAGAGAAGAAGTTGGAAACATCAGTATTCTACAAGAAAATGATTTTG GTGACTTTGGAATGGATGATCGTGAAATAATGAGAGAAGGTAGTGCTTTCGAGGATGATGACATGTTAGTGAGCACTGGTGCTTCTAACCTCCTATTAGAGCCTGAACAGAGCACCAGCAATCTGAATGAGAAAATTAACCATTTAGAATATGAAGACCAATATAAGGATGACAATTTTGGAGAAGGAAATGATGGTGGTATATTAG ATGACAAACTTATTAGTAACAATGACGGTGGTATCTTCGACGATCCGCCTGCCCTGTCTGAGGCGGGGGTGATGTTGCCAGAGCAGCCTGCACATGATGATATGGATGAGGATGACAACGTATCAA TGGGTGGGCCTGATAGTCCTGATTCAGTGGATCCTGTCGAACCGATGCCAACTATGACTGATCAAACAACACTTGTTCCAAATGAGGAAGAAGCGTTTGCTTTGGAACCTATTGATATCACTG tcaaagaaacaaaagccaagaggaagaggaagctaATTGTTGACAGTGTCAAAGAGTTGGATAGCAAGACAATTAGAGCCCAGCTTAGTGATTACTCTGATATTGTTACTACTTTGGATCTGGCACCACCCACCAAGAAATTGATGATGTGGAAAGAGACCGGGGGAGTGGAAAAACTTTTCTCTTTACCTGCTCAGCCTTTGTGGAATAACAGACTACTGAAG ctgtttACACGCTGTCTTACACCACTAGTACCAGAAGATCttagaaaaaggaggaaaggaggagaggctGATAATTTGGATGAATTCCTCAAAGAATTCGAAAATCCGGAGGTTCCCAGAGAGGACCAGCAGCAGCGACATCAGCAGCGTGACGTTATCG ATGAGCCCATTTTGGAGGAGCCAAGCCGCCTCCAAGAGTCAATGGAGGCCAGCAGAACGAACCTGGATGAGTCAGCCATGCCTCCACCACCACCTCAGGGAGTTAAGCGAAAAGTGGGACAGATGGACCCAGAACCCATGATCCCT CCTCAGCAGGTAGAGCAGATGGAAATACCTCCTGTAGAGCTGCCCCCAGAAGAGCCTCCAAATATTTGTCAATTAATTCCAGAGTTAGAACttttaccagaaaaagaaaaggagaaagagaaggagaaggaagatgatgaagaggaggag GATGAAGATGCCTCAGGGGGTGATCAGGATCAAGAGGAAAGAAGATGGAACAAAAGGACTCAGCAGATGCTTCATGGTCTTCAG cgAGCTCTTGCTAAAACTGGAGCTGAATCTATCAGTTTGCTTGAGTTGTGTCGAAACACGAACAGAAAGCAAGCTGCAGCAAAGTTCTACAGCTTCTTGGTTCTTAAAAAGCAGCAAGCTATTGAGCTGACACAGGAAGAACCATACAGTGATATCATTGCAACACCTGGACCAAGGTTCCACATTATTTGA